A segment of the Romboutsia sp. 13368 genome:
NNNNNNNNNNNNNNNNNNNNNNNNNNNNNNNNNNNNNNNNNNNNNNNNNNNNNNNNNNNNNNNNNNNNNNNNNNNNNNNNNNAAAAACTTAACTAAAGTTTATGGAAAAAACAGAGGAATTAAAGATATTAATATATCTGTTAAGGTCGGTGAAATATATGGATTTATAGGCCCAAATGGAGCAGGTAAATCAACCACTATAAAGACTCTTTTAAATTTTATATATCCNNNNNNNNNNNNNNNNNNNNNNNNNNNNNNNNNNNNNNNNNNNNNNNNNNNNNNNNNNNNNNNNNNNNNNNNNNNNNNNNNNNNNNNNNNNNNNNNNNNNNNNNNNNNNNNNNNNNNNNNNNNNNNNNNNNNNNNNNNNNNNNNNNNNNNNNNNNNNNNNNNNNNNNNNNNNNNNNNNNNNNNNNNNNNNNNN
Coding sequences within it:
- a CDS encoding ATP-binding cassette domain-containing protein, with the protein product MSVKVGEIYGFIGPNGAGKSTTIKTLLNFIYP